The following are from one region of the Cloacibacterium normanense genome:
- a CDS encoding MFS transporter, which produces MLINKKNKSLNISLMLSFIVFSMLLNSMSIIILQLSQNAQHTYTGLGILEFFKDIPIALVSIFLVDYIKKKSYYLSLAFALFICTVCSFSIPFLTEFWFLKIWFILIGISFSIGKICVFSIIKNTTETEKEFSITMSRTEAAFMLGIFIVNMEFALILSSDYQEFWRFGFWLVGFISLWTGIQIIRHHHTHKNSEPIPVKKSKIDFTILLNKSSLLFLAIISLIIFAEQIFNSWLPTFYKKSLNSSSFFALQSSALLAFFSFLGRIIASKLIHRFSPMKIFYTSLISGIILISSAFFIGQESDLKIKILMFIFPLIGFFIAPLYPMLNSKFLGNYPEKKISRMVSFIILFTSLGGSIGSISTAYIFQKNLANYYLLFASIPLILILILSSLFSIKERMSINKNDHET; this is translated from the coding sequence ATGTTAATAAACAAGAAAAATAAATCGCTTAATATAAGCTTAATGTTAAGTTTCATAGTCTTTTCTATGCTCCTTAATTCCATGAGCATTATCATATTACAGCTCTCTCAAAACGCTCAGCATACTTATACAGGATTAGGAATTTTAGAATTTTTCAAGGATATTCCCATAGCTTTGGTTTCTATTTTTTTGGTAGATTATATTAAAAAAAAGAGTTACTACCTTTCATTAGCATTTGCATTATTTATTTGTACCGTCTGTAGCTTTAGCATCCCTTTTCTTACCGAATTTTGGTTTTTAAAAATATGGTTCATTCTTATCGGAATTTCATTTTCTATTGGTAAAATCTGTGTGTTTAGCATCATCAAAAACACAACAGAAACTGAAAAAGAATTTTCTATAACGATGAGCCGAACAGAAGCTGCTTTTATGCTCGGGATTTTCATTGTAAACATGGAATTTGCGCTTATTCTGAGCAGTGATTATCAAGAATTTTGGAGATTTGGATTTTGGTTGGTAGGATTTATTTCGTTGTGGACAGGCATACAAATTATAAGACATCACCACACTCATAAAAATTCTGAACCCATTCCCGTAAAAAAATCAAAAATCGACTTTACAATATTACTGAACAAAAGTTCTTTACTATTTTTGGCTATTATATCACTCATTATTTTTGCTGAACAAATATTCAACTCGTGGCTTCCTACTTTTTATAAAAAATCCCTCAATTCTTCTTCTTTTTTTGCGCTACAATCTTCTGCATTACTGGCGTTCTTCTCATTTTTAGGGAGAATAATAGCTTCAAAACTCATTCATAGGTTTAGCCCCATGAAAATCTTTTACACCAGTTTAATTTCCGGGATTATTCTCATCAGTTCAGCATTTTTTATAGGGCAAGAAAGCGATTTAAAAATAAAGATATTAATGTTTATTTTTCCACTGATTGGTTTTTTTATTGCGCCACTTTATCCTATGCTAAACTCTAAGTTCCTAGGCAACTACCCCGAGAAAAAAATAAGCAGAATGGTTTCCTTCATCATTTTGTTCACTTCTTTAGGCGGTTCTATAGGCTCAATAAGCACTGCATATATTTTTCAAAAAAATTTAGCAAATTATTACTTGTTATTTGCTTCAATTCCCTTAATTTTGATACTGATACTTTCTTCTTTATTTTCCATCAAAGAAAGAATGTCTATAAATAAAAATGATCATGAAACTTGA